The Xanthomonas indica genome has a segment encoding these proteins:
- a CDS encoding YggS family pyridoxal phosphate-dependent enzyme: MDRAADAAGRPHARLLAVSKTQPAEAVAALAAQGQRAFGENYVQEAAAKIAALADAGLEWHLIGHLQSNKAELAATLFDWVQTVDRPKLVAALAKGRATAAGRAPLNVLIQVNIDDEASKHGCQPDAVDALAAAIAAQPALALRGLMAIPAPWPEAARRIDAFARMHALFARLRAAHPQVDTLSMGMSGDFADAIAAGATMVRVGTALFGARGPRIAG; the protein is encoded by the coding sequence ATGGACCGCGCCGCCGACGCCGCAGGGCGGCCGCACGCGCGGTTGCTGGCGGTGTCCAAGACCCAGCCGGCCGAGGCCGTGGCGGCGCTGGCCGCACAGGGGCAGCGCGCCTTCGGCGAGAACTACGTGCAGGAAGCAGCGGCCAAGATTGCCGCGCTGGCCGATGCCGGACTGGAATGGCATCTGATCGGCCACCTGCAGTCGAACAAGGCCGAGCTGGCGGCGACGCTGTTCGACTGGGTGCAGACCGTGGACCGACCGAAGCTGGTCGCCGCCCTGGCCAAGGGCCGTGCGACCGCAGCCGGGCGCGCGCCGCTGAACGTGCTGATCCAGGTCAACATCGACGACGAGGCCAGCAAGCATGGCTGCCAGCCCGACGCCGTGGACGCCTTGGCCGCGGCCATCGCCGCGCAGCCGGCGCTGGCCCTGCGCGGGCTGATGGCCATTCCCGCGCCCTGGCCCGAGGCCGCGCGCCGCATCGACGCGTTCGCGCGCATGCACGCCCTGTTCGCGCGACTGCGCGCCGCGCATCCGCAGGTGGACACCTTGTCGATGGGCATGAGTGGCGACTTCGCCGACGCCATCGCCGCCGGCGCCACCATGGTGCGCGTCGGCACCGCCCTGTTCGGCGCGCGCGGCCCGCGTATCGCGGGCTGA
- a CDS encoding MFS transporter permease produces MQPDNPYAAPTAALADTATAAASADPLSTLFAPSATKLALLCATSLGWYALYWFYRNWRALRLLSGRRRVSPVWRSVFSLLWVFACFRGLERTMGAQRGALVGWLGPALVYVCLSLLSVWPSALSLLTLLGWTPVLLVNQRLSRFKRERGLPRTAAERFTAWTWTWLAIAGPIALLVIAGMVVAIIAGSHDIQVDLPN; encoded by the coding sequence ATGCAACCAGACAACCCCTATGCCGCCCCCACCGCCGCGCTGGCTGACACCGCGACCGCTGCGGCATCCGCCGATCCCCTGTCCACCCTGTTCGCGCCGTCGGCAACCAAGTTGGCCTTGCTGTGCGCAACCAGCCTCGGCTGGTATGCGTTGTACTGGTTCTACCGCAACTGGCGCGCCTTGCGCCTGCTGTCCGGGCGCCGGCGCGTCTCGCCGGTGTGGCGCTCGGTGTTCTCGCTGCTCTGGGTGTTCGCCTGCTTTCGCGGGCTGGAACGCACCATGGGCGCGCAGCGTGGCGCGCTGGTCGGCTGGCTGGGGCCGGCGCTGGTCTATGTCTGCCTGAGCCTGCTCAGCGTCTGGCCCTCGGCGCTGTCGCTGCTGACCCTGCTGGGTTGGACGCCAGTGCTGCTGGTCAACCAGCGCCTGTCCCGCTTCAAGCGCGAGCGGGGCCTGCCGCGCACCGCCGCAGAACGCTTCACTGCCTGGACCTGGACGTGGCTGGCGATCGCCGGGCCGATAGCGCTGCTGGTGATCGCCGGAATGGTGGTGGCCATCATTGCTGGATCGCATGACATCCAGGTCGACCTGCCCAACTGA
- a CDS encoding YitT family protein — MPDDGTVVTAGPLTPPPDSAGTAQDARALRHSVAEDVQGMLLATLVASLGLAVFAHGGLMIGGMAGVAFLLHYALGWNFGLMFVLVNLPFYWLAVRRMGWEFTLKTFGAVAACGLLTDLLPRWAQWATMTPLFSALVGGALVGLGILFFIRHRASLGGVGILAVYLQRSRGWSAGKVQMGFDAGLMAVAFWLLAPQQVLYSAIGAVVLSLVLMFNHRAGRYMGV; from the coding sequence TTGCCCGACGACGGCACCGTCGTCACCGCCGGACCGCTGACCCCGCCGCCGGATTCGGCCGGCACCGCGCAGGATGCGCGCGCGCTGCGCCACAGCGTGGCCGAGGACGTGCAGGGCATGCTGCTGGCCACCCTGGTGGCCTCGCTGGGGCTGGCGGTGTTCGCCCATGGCGGCTTGATGATCGGCGGCATGGCCGGCGTGGCGTTCCTGCTGCACTACGCGCTGGGCTGGAACTTCGGCCTGATGTTCGTGCTGGTCAACCTGCCGTTCTACTGGCTGGCGGTGCGGCGCATGGGCTGGGAATTCACCCTGAAGACCTTCGGCGCGGTTGCCGCCTGTGGCCTGCTGACCGACCTGCTGCCGCGCTGGGCGCAGTGGGCGACGATGACGCCGCTGTTCTCGGCGCTGGTCGGCGGCGCGCTGGTCGGCCTCGGCATCCTGTTCTTCATTCGCCACCGCGCCAGCCTGGGCGGCGTCGGCATCCTCGCGGTCTACCTGCAGCGCAGCCGCGGCTGGAGCGCGGGCAAGGTGCAGATGGGCTTCGACGCGGGGCTGATGGCGGTGGCGTTCTGGCTGCTGGCGCCGCAGCAGGTGCTGTACTCGGCGATCGGCGCGGTGGTGCTGAGCCTGGTACTGATGTTCAACCACCGCGCCGGGCGCTACATGGGCGTGTGA
- a CDS encoding PilT/PilU family type 4a pilus ATPase: MSTIDFTSFLKLMAHQKASDLFITSGMPPAIKVHGKITPITQTPLTPQQSRDLVLNVMTPAQREEFEKTHECNFAIGVAGVGRFRVSCFYQRNQVGMVLRRIETRIPSVDELNLPPVIKTLAMTKRGIIIFVGATGTGKSTSLAAMIGYRNQNSTGHIITIEDPIEFVHKHEGCIITQREVGIDTDSWENALKNTLRQAPDVIMIGEVRTREGMDHAISFAETGHLVLCTLHANNANQAMDRVINFFPEDRRSQLLMDLSLNLRGVVAQQLIPTPDGKGRRVAMEIMLGTPLVQDYIREGEIHKLKDVMKESTNLGMKTFDQSLFELYQAGEISYEDALRHADSQNEVRLRIKLAQGGDARTLAQGLDGVEIAEVR, translated from the coding sequence ATGAGCACCATCGACTTCACCTCCTTCCTGAAACTGATGGCGCACCAGAAGGCGTCGGACCTGTTCATCACCTCGGGCATGCCGCCGGCGATCAAGGTGCACGGCAAGATCACCCCGATCACGCAGACGCCGCTGACGCCGCAGCAGAGCCGCGACCTGGTGCTGAACGTGATGACGCCGGCGCAGCGCGAGGAGTTCGAGAAGACCCACGAGTGCAATTTCGCCATCGGCGTGGCCGGGGTCGGGCGCTTCCGCGTCAGCTGCTTCTACCAGCGCAACCAGGTCGGCATGGTGCTGCGCCGGATCGAGACGCGCATTCCCAGCGTGGACGAGCTGAACCTGCCGCCGGTGATCAAGACCCTGGCGATGACCAAGCGCGGCATCATCATCTTCGTCGGCGCCACCGGCACCGGCAAGTCGACCTCGCTGGCGGCGATGATCGGCTACCGTAACCAGAATTCCACCGGGCACATCATCACCATCGAGGACCCGATCGAGTTCGTGCACAAGCACGAGGGCTGCATCATCACCCAGCGCGAGGTCGGCATCGACACCGACAGCTGGGAGAACGCGCTGAAGAACACCCTGCGCCAGGCGCCGGACGTGATCATGATCGGCGAGGTGCGCACCCGCGAGGGCATGGACCACGCCATCTCCTTCGCCGAGACCGGCCACCTGGTGCTGTGCACCCTGCACGCCAACAACGCCAACCAGGCGATGGACCGCGTGATCAACTTCTTCCCCGAAGACCGCCGCAGCCAGCTGCTGATGGACCTGTCGCTGAACCTGCGCGGGGTGGTCGCGCAGCAGCTGATCCCGACCCCGGACGGCAAGGGTCGCCGCGTGGCGATGGAGATCATGCTCGGCACGCCGCTGGTGCAGGACTACATCCGCGAGGGCGAAATCCACAAGCTCAAGGACGTGATGAAGGAGTCCACCAACCTGGGCATGAAGACCTTCGACCAGAGCCTGTTCGAGCTGTACCAGGCCGGCGAGATCAGCTACGAGGATGCGCTGCGCCACGCCGATTCGCAGAACGAGGTGCGCCTGCGCATCAAGCTGGCCCAGGGCGGCGACGCACGCACCCTGGCGCAGGGCCTGGACGGGGTCGAGATCGCCGAGGTGCGCTGA
- a CDS encoding diguanylate cyclase, whose translation MTGWDAEAPFPTRVAAPRRPGALLVLSAVLVVAWLAVFELARVLDYQLHASLWFPPVAVTLATFMVLGWRGAPAIAIACVLATLLSFYRTSGHPGVPGRAVLGYALLFTAQQFGIWGGLAWLLRRVGQGVSSGSLPRVVTCFILGGGVASLLSAVLGGAGLAVTGALDLPSMLAQLIPWAIGDYAGLLALGPLAIVAVLRLAERLQITPQPGIPRLSGMIAPAGSVSAYLIKLALLLGVTLAVMSLAAALPKQPAVVFALFVVVVIQLWIVHTHGMLQALVAIAAFSLLIALATPLLRLQAQALALQFAMISLAANSYFGLAVPGLYADNTRLRHALVRDPVTAALSRTGFLEQVLNDLHVATQDPRPLALIVADMDNLKAINDQFGHAAGDAALRAFVKRCRHCLRPGQLLGRRGGDEFALYLPLTTPERAHALIDTLRASLATPGEDDGFATGLSASFGLALCHRRDLDAEALEELLETADAAMYADKRQHRAVAVR comes from the coding sequence ATGACAGGCTGGGACGCCGAGGCGCCGTTCCCCACGCGCGTCGCGGCGCCGCGCCGTCCCGGCGCGCTGCTGGTGCTGTCGGCGGTGCTGGTGGTGGCGTGGCTGGCGGTCTTCGAGTTGGCGCGGGTCCTGGACTATCAGCTGCATGCCAGCCTGTGGTTCCCGCCGGTGGCGGTGACGCTGGCCACGTTCATGGTGCTGGGCTGGCGCGGTGCGCCGGCGATCGCCATCGCCTGCGTGCTGGCCACGCTGCTCAGCTTCTATCGCACCAGCGGCCACCCCGGCGTCCCCGGCCGGGCGGTGCTGGGGTATGCGCTGCTGTTCACCGCGCAGCAGTTCGGCATCTGGGGCGGGCTGGCCTGGCTGCTGCGCCGGGTCGGCCAGGGCGTGTCCTCGGGCAGCCTGCCGCGTGTGGTCACCTGCTTCATCCTCGGGGGCGGCGTGGCGTCGCTGCTGTCGGCGGTGCTGGGCGGCGCGGGGCTGGCGGTCACCGGCGCCCTCGACCTGCCGAGCATGCTGGCGCAGTTGATCCCGTGGGCCATCGGCGACTACGCCGGCCTGCTGGCGCTCGGCCCGCTGGCGATCGTGGCGGTGCTGCGTCTGGCCGAGCGACTGCAGATCACGCCGCAGCCGGGGATTCCGCGCCTGTCGGGGATGATCGCGCCGGCCGGCAGCGTCTCGGCCTATCTGATCAAGCTCGCCCTGCTGCTCGGCGTCACCCTGGCGGTGATGTCGTTGGCGGCGGCGTTGCCGAAACAGCCGGCGGTGGTGTTCGCGCTGTTCGTGGTGGTGGTGATCCAGTTGTGGATCGTGCATACCCACGGGATGCTGCAGGCGCTGGTGGCGATCGCCGCCTTCAGCCTGTTGATCGCCCTGGCCACGCCGTTGCTGCGGCTCCAGGCGCAGGCGCTGGCGCTGCAGTTCGCGATGATCAGCCTGGCGGCGAACAGCTACTTCGGCCTGGCCGTGCCCGGGCTCTACGCCGACAACACCCGGCTGCGCCATGCGCTGGTGCGCGATCCGGTGACCGCAGCGCTGTCGCGGACCGGATTCCTGGAGCAGGTGCTCAACGACCTGCACGTCGCCACACAGGACCCGCGTCCGCTGGCGCTGATCGTCGCCGACATGGACAACCTCAAGGCGATCAACGACCAGTTCGGGCATGCCGCCGGCGACGCGGCCTTGCGCGCCTTCGTCAAGCGCTGCCGGCACTGCCTGCGCCCGGGCCAGTTGCTGGGGCGCCGAGGCGGCGACGAGTTCGCGCTGTACCTGCCGCTGACCACGCCGGAGCGGGCGCACGCCCTGATCGACACGTTGCGCGCGTCGCTTGCCACGCCCGGCGAGGACGACGGGTTCGCGACCGGGCTGTCGGCCAGCTTCGGCCTGGCCCTGTGCCACCGCCGGGATCTGGACGCGGAGGCGCTGGAGGAGTTGCTCGAAACTGCCGACGCGGCGATGTATGCGGACAAGCGGCAGCACCGTGCCGTGGCGGTTCGCTGA
- the proC gene encoding pyrroline-5-carboxylate reductase — translation MASASPDSHAADLAFIGGGNMARSLIAGLVRQGADPRRIRVAEPVAALREALAAEYAVQAVASAAEAADGAALWMFAVKPQVLRGVCTELAALAQAQRPLLVSIAAGITTSQLDRWLGGGHALVRAMPNTPALLGAGVTGLFASAGVDAGQRAHAERVLAAAGVTVWVEDEALIDAVTAVSGSGPAYVFLLAEAMEAAGIAQGLPADTARTLTLQTVLGAARMLTESGEAPSELRRRVTSPNGTTQAAIETFQHGGFEALTAAAIAAAAARGRALSAANDD, via the coding sequence ATGGCTTCCGCTTCCCCCGATTCCCACGCCGCCGATCTCGCTTTCATCGGCGGCGGCAACATGGCGCGCAGCCTGATCGCCGGCCTGGTCCGGCAGGGCGCCGATCCGCGCCGCATCCGCGTGGCCGAGCCGGTGGCGGCGCTGCGCGAGGCGCTGGCCGCCGAGTACGCGGTGCAGGCGGTCGCCAGCGCGGCCGAGGCCGCCGACGGCGCGGCGCTGTGGATGTTCGCGGTCAAGCCGCAGGTGCTGCGCGGGGTCTGCACCGAATTGGCCGCGCTGGCGCAGGCGCAGCGGCCGCTGCTGGTGTCCATCGCCGCCGGCATCACCACATCGCAACTGGACCGCTGGCTCGGCGGCGGCCACGCCCTGGTCCGCGCGATGCCGAACACGCCCGCCCTGCTCGGCGCCGGCGTCACCGGCCTGTTCGCCAGCGCCGGTGTCGATGCCGGGCAGCGCGCCCACGCCGAGCGCGTGCTGGCCGCTGCCGGGGTCACCGTGTGGGTCGAGGACGAGGCGCTGATCGATGCGGTCACCGCGGTGTCCGGCAGCGGGCCCGCCTACGTGTTCCTGCTCGCCGAGGCGATGGAAGCGGCCGGCATCGCCCAGGGCCTGCCCGCCGACACCGCGCGCACCCTGACCCTGCAGACCGTGCTCGGCGCGGCGCGCATGCTCACCGAGTCCGGCGAAGCGCCGAGCGAACTGCGCCGGCGGGTGACCTCGCCAAACGGCACCACCCAGGCCGCGATCGAGACCTTCCAGCACGGCGGCTTCGAGGCGTTGACCGCGGCCGCGATCGCGGCTGCGGCGGCACGCGGGCGGGCCCTGTCCGCCGCCAACGACGACTAA
- a CDS encoding PQQ-binding-like beta-propeller repeat protein, with translation MNDVPEVLWSKQPHAGYYINSVAVSDDGNVIVAGTFFHQYGGLSQIPGLEAVPVEQRKIFERIAPAATRSDECGNQQGCFGTYAWDRAGNRLLTKEFEGWQGVYWVDVAGDGGTMASCGWKSQAPYAGFVSAWAVPGGDELLSFALPVRGNMVSLDACGRTLLAGADQGYLFYRDGDAAFSATPACIALTAGGTGDSADSVVATDIAADGTIGLVASAQGEIILFSIAAGQPGTPTRWQLPKQARVHAAALSGDGRRAYVGASDGTLYAFDVVAFQQTPAPVWTAAVPEGATTIYGVACDRAGDKVAIAGNLTGGGVVAVYADAGSAATLQWTAHSAHSPNDLAFDPGGQWLGLADGHPDGTPGTFTLWNAVDGTLQWSYGTGNMSWPIRLNSDATVVVGGSDDSTVTAFVGPGSAIGRGRSEADG, from the coding sequence ATGAACGACGTGCCTGAAGTGCTCTGGTCCAAGCAGCCGCATGCCGGCTACTACATCAATTCGGTGGCGGTATCCGACGATGGCAATGTCATCGTCGCCGGCACCTTCTTCCACCAGTACGGCGGCCTGTCGCAGATTCCCGGGCTGGAGGCGGTGCCGGTCGAGCAACGCAAGATCTTCGAACGCATCGCGCCTGCGGCGACACGCAGCGACGAGTGCGGCAACCAGCAGGGGTGTTTCGGCACCTATGCCTGGGACCGGGCCGGCAACCGCCTGCTGACCAAGGAATTCGAAGGCTGGCAAGGCGTGTACTGGGTCGACGTGGCGGGGGACGGCGGCACCATGGCGAGCTGCGGCTGGAAGAGCCAGGCGCCGTATGCGGGCTTCGTCAGCGCCTGGGCGGTCCCCGGCGGCGACGAACTGCTGTCCTTTGCGCTCCCGGTCCGCGGCAACATGGTGTCGCTGGATGCATGCGGACGGACGTTGCTGGCCGGCGCCGACCAGGGCTATCTGTTCTACCGCGATGGCGACGCGGCTTTCTCCGCCACGCCTGCGTGCATCGCGCTGACCGCGGGTGGGACCGGTGACAGCGCCGACAGCGTCGTCGCCACCGACATCGCCGCCGACGGCACGATCGGGCTGGTGGCCAGCGCGCAGGGCGAGATCATCCTGTTCTCGATCGCGGCGGGACAACCGGGGACGCCGACGCGCTGGCAATTGCCCAAACAGGCCCGCGTCCATGCCGCAGCGCTGTCCGGCGATGGGCGCCGGGCCTACGTCGGTGCCAGCGACGGCACGCTGTACGCCTTCGACGTGGTGGCGTTCCAGCAAACACCCGCGCCGGTCTGGACCGCAGCGGTGCCCGAGGGCGCCACGACCATCTACGGGGTGGCCTGCGATCGCGCCGGCGACAAGGTCGCGATCGCCGGCAACCTCACGGGCGGTGGCGTCGTCGCCGTGTACGCCGATGCCGGCAGCGCCGCGACGCTGCAGTGGACCGCGCACAGCGCGCACTCGCCCAACGACCTGGCGTTCGACCCGGGCGGCCAGTGGCTGGGGCTGGCCGATGGCCATCCCGACGGCACGCCGGGCACGTTCACCCTCTGGAACGCGGTCGACGGCACGCTGCAGTGGTCCTATGGCACTGGCAACATGAGTTGGCCGATCCGTCTGAACAGCGATGCCACGGTGGTGGTGGGCGGCAGCGACGACAGCACGGTCACCGCCTTCGTCGGCCCCGGTTCGGCCATCGGTCGCGGCCGCTCGGAGGCGGATGGATGA
- a CDS encoding type IV pilus twitching motility protein PilT, producing MDIAELLAFSVKNKASDLHLSAGLPPMIRVDGDVRRINIPALDHKQVHALVYDIMSDKQRRDYEEFLEVDFSFEIPSLARFRVNAFNQNRGAGAVFRTIPSEVLTLEDLGCPPIFRQLIDQPQGLILVTGPTGSGKSTTLAGMIDYINKNEYGHILTVEDPIEFVHTSQKCLINQREVHRDTHGFNEALRSALREDPDIILVGELRDLETIRLALTAAETGHLVFGTLHTSSAAKTIDRIIDVFPAGEKPMVRSMLSESLRAVISQALLKKVGGGRTAAWEIMVGTPAIRNLIREDKVAQMYSAIQTGQQNGMQTLDQHLQDLVKRSLITRNQAREYAKDKRLFE from the coding sequence ATGGATATCGCTGAACTATTGGCGTTCTCGGTCAAGAACAAGGCGTCCGACCTGCACCTGTCCGCGGGCCTGCCGCCGATGATCCGGGTCGATGGCGACGTCCGCCGCATCAACATCCCGGCGCTGGACCACAAGCAGGTGCACGCGCTTGTCTACGACATCATGTCCGACAAGCAGCGCCGCGACTACGAGGAATTCCTCGAGGTCGACTTCTCCTTCGAGATTCCCAGCCTGGCGCGCTTCCGCGTCAACGCGTTCAACCAGAATCGCGGCGCCGGCGCGGTGTTCCGCACCATTCCCTCGGAAGTGCTGACCCTGGAAGACCTGGGCTGTCCGCCGATCTTCCGCCAGCTGATCGACCAGCCGCAGGGCCTGATCCTGGTCACCGGGCCGACCGGTTCGGGCAAGTCGACCACGCTGGCCGGCATGATCGACTACATCAACAAGAACGAGTACGGCCACATCCTCACCGTCGAGGATCCGATCGAATTCGTGCACACCTCGCAGAAGTGCCTGATCAACCAGCGCGAGGTGCACCGCGACACCCACGGCTTCAACGAGGCGCTGCGCTCGGCGCTGCGCGAAGACCCGGACATCATCCTGGTCGGCGAGTTGCGCGACCTGGAAACCATTCGCCTGGCGCTGACCGCGGCGGAAACCGGCCACCTGGTGTTCGGCACCCTGCACACCAGTTCGGCGGCCAAGACCATCGACCGCATCATCGACGTGTTCCCCGCCGGCGAAAAGCCGATGGTGCGCTCGATGCTGTCCGAATCGCTGCGCGCGGTGATCTCGCAGGCGCTGCTGAAGAAGGTCGGCGGCGGCCGCACCGCGGCCTGGGAGATCATGGTCGGCACCCCCGCCATCCGCAACCTGATCCGCGAGGACAAGGTGGCGCAGATGTATTCGGCGATCCAGACCGGCCAGCAGAACGGCATGCAGACCCTGGACCAGCACCTGCAGGACCTGGTCAAGCGCAGCCTGATCACCCGCAACCAGGCCCGCGAGTACGCCAAGGACAAGCGGTTGTTCGAGTGA